The Spinacia oleracea cultivar Varoflay chromosome 2, BTI_SOV_V1, whole genome shotgun sequence DNA segment attagaattctagaagaactctaaattaattaatctatcttttaggattaggaaattcaatcaacaaatgaatcctatacgctttaggtttcgtaagtgaacacaaacacacacgcacgcacatcaGCCCACGAgtggcgccatgcgcgcgcgcgcagcccacgagcactcgcagcccactgccacgaagcccacacgctgccgcagccttaggcgcgcgctgggcctgccttgcggtgggcctggcgcagccttgggctggtgcgttgtggtgcacgtttctcttgctggacgtgggcctggcttcgtgttgggccttcgtctagcaagctcgtccgatgctaattcgtacgacgcgcttcctattaatttcccgattccggaattcatttccgatacgaacaatatttaacatttccgattccggaattattttccttctcgaacaaatatttaatatttccgtttccggaattattttccgattccggtaatatttccgattctgacaatatttccgtttccggcaatatttccgactccggcaatatttccatttccgataatattttccgatacgtaccatgtttccgtttcctgcaacatctacgacttggataatatttatatttccgatacgatccatatttccttttccggcaatatcatcgtttccggagtattcatttatttgcctttgacgatctcagctcccactgaaaccaagatccgtcgattccgaatatgtattagatagagtatttaatgccattaaatacttgatccgtttacgtactatttgtgtgaccctacgggttcagtcaagagtaagctgtggattaatatcattaatccacttgaactgaagtggcctctagctaggcattcagttcacttgatctcactgaattattaacttgtataattaatactgaaccgcatttattagacttattgttaaatgcatacttggaccaagagcattatttccttcaggtgcACCTTCATGGAATTTCCCTTTTTCTCACTTTGCAAAACAACAGCTCATTATCGCTTTACTCAGTGACGGTGCGGGCGCGCCTATGGTGGTGCGGGCGCACCTCTTTCCAAACTCCGGATTTTTGCTGGAAACAACAACACATAAGGACTAGAAAAACATAACAAAAGGTTAGTAAcacaataaaacaaaataaagaaaaggttagaaacacgggttgcctcccggaaGCGCTTCTTTAACGTCACTAGCTTGACGGGTCCCCCCAAATTCATGGGGGATCAACTAGGTCTAAGATGGAAAAAGAGCCGCGAGAATCACCCTCAAAATATTGTTTCAACTTGTGCCAGTTCACTTTGAAGTTTCCCGATTCCTTATTCCAAATCTCAATAGCACCATGAGGGAAAACCTTCAACACAACAAATGGGCCACTCCATCTTGATTTGAGCTTACCCGGAAATAACTTGAGTCTAGAATTATAGAGGAGCACCTTGTCCCCTTCTTTGAAGTCTCGTTTCTCAAGTCGGGCATCATGATACTTCTTGGATCTTGCCTTGTAGATGCTTACGGAGTCATAGGTATTCATATGGAGCTCTTCAAGCTCATGGAGATCAAGTAAGCGTCGCTCACCCGCACTAGTTAGCTTAAAATTCAAAGTCTTGATGGCCCACATGGCCTTGTGCTCAAGTTCAACCGGCAAGTGGCAATTCTTGCCATAAACAAGCTTGTAAGGAGTCATTCCGATCAGCGTTTTGAAAGCCGTCCTATACGGCCATAAGGCATCATGAAGCTTGATGGCCCAATCCTTCCGGTTCTTAGCAACCGTCTTCTCAAGAATCGACTTAATCTCTCGATTCGTAACTTCCACTTGGCCGCTAGTTTGAGGGTGATAAGTCAAGCCAACTTTGTGATGCACACCATACTTCTGCAAGAGGGTCTTGAACTTCCCATGAGCAAAGTGGGATCCTCCATCACTTATCACGGCCCTAGGAACCCCAAAACGCGGAAAAATAATCTTCTTGAAGAGATTGAGAACCCCCTTGTGATCATTAGTGGGTGAGGCAATAGCTTTCGCCCACTTCGAAACATAATCAACCTCCACAAGAATATAAAGATTGCCATAGGAAGAAGGGAAGGGTCCCATGAAGTCAATACCCCACACATCAAACACCTCTAACTCCAAGATTGGAGTTTGAGGCATCTCATGCCTCTTAGAAATATTTCCCGTCCTTTGACAACGATCACAAGACTTGACAAAAGCCCAAGCATCACATAAAAGAGTAGGCCACCAAAGTAAACTTTGCAACACCTTTGAAGCGGTCTTATCCCCTCCCATGTGCCCTCCAAAAGGAGAGGAGTGGCACATATGAAGGACACTACGGACCTCATCATTTGGGACACATTTCCGTAGTAGCCCATCGGCGCCTCTCCTATACAAGAGTGGCTCATCCCACACATACTTCTTTGCATCATACTTTAACTTCCTCCTTTGTTGTGTGGAGAAATCATTGGGAATTTCCCCACAAGCTAAGTAGTTCACAAGGTCGGCAAACCAAGACAAAGAAGTACTTACAATCGCGTACAAAACCTCATCACGCAAGGCATCCTCAATGGGCACATCGTCCACCTCCATGTCACTAAGCTCAATTCGGGAAAGGTTCTCGGCTACAACATTTTCGGCACCTTTCTTGTTCCGAATCTCAATGTCAAACTCTTGAAGTAGGAGAACCCATCGGATAAGTCTAGGCTTGGCCTCCTTCTTGGCCATGAGATAGAGGATGGCCGCTTGATCGTGTAGACAATGGTTTTCAAACCAACCAAGTAGGGCCGGAACTTCTCAAATGCATGAACTATGGCAAGGAACTCTTTTTCCGTAGTGGTGTAGTTAAATTGAGCTTGATTGAGGGTCTTGGACATGTAATAAATGACATGGAGTTTTTGTCCTTCCTTTGACCTAAGACACCCCAACCAAATAGTCGCTTGCATCGCACATGAGTTCAAAAGGGAGGGACCAATCGTGGGCTTGCACTATAGGTGTGGAAACCAAGGCGAGCTTGAGCTTGTTGAAGGCATTAAGGCATGCGGCATCGAATTAAAAATCACACTCCTTTTGAAGGAGATCAGTAAGCGGCCTTGCAATCAATGAGAAGTCCTTGATGAATCTTCTATAAAAGTCGGCGTGCCCAAGGAAAGAGTGAATGCCCTTGACATTGACCGGAGGAGGTAGCTTCTCGATCACCTCAATCTTCGCCTTGTCAACTTCAATTCCAAGATTTGAAACCTTGTGCCCAAGAACAATACCTTCTTGCACCATAAAGTGGCATTTCTCCCAATTTAAGACCAAGTGAACCTTCTCACATCGCTCAATAAATTTTTCCAAGTTGAGAAGGCACTCATCATGCGAGGCACCGCCAACCGAAATGTCATCCATGAAAACCTCCATTTCCTCCTCAAGAATATCTCCAAAAATAATCATGCATCGTTGAAACGTCCCCAGAGCATTGCATAGCCCAAATGGCATCCTCCTATAAGCATAAGTTCCATATGGACAAGTGAAAGTGgttttctcttggtcttccGAGTTTATGGGGATTTGGAAAAACCCGAATAACCATCAAGAAAAGTAAAGTACTTATGCTTAGTAAGTCGTTCAAGCATTTGGTCAATGAATGGCAAtggaaaatggtcctttttgGTAGAATAGTTGAGTTGACGGTAGTCAATACATATTCTCCACCCGATCACCTTCCGGGTAGAGATAAGCTCACCACGAGCATTAGTGACTACCGTCATCCCACCCTTCTTTGGGACAACATGGACTGGGGACACCCACCTACTATTAGAAATAGGATAGATGATTCCTCCCGCCAAGAGCTTCATAATTTCCTTCTTAACCACCTCACCCATAGGTGGATTAAGCTTTCGTTGCCTTTCACGATGAGGGACGGCATTGTCCTCAAGCTCAATATGGTGCATACAAAGTGTTGGGCTAACACCTTTTAAATCACCAACGGTGTAGCCCATAGAACTTTGATGACGTTTCAAAACATTAGTGAGCTTGAGAACTTGCTCATCATCCAAACTAGAGTTAACAATAACGGGATAAGAAGAATTTGGACCAAGAAAAACATACCTCAAGCTCGAAGGTAGAGGTTTGAGCTCTACCTTGGGAGCTTCCTTACCAATTCGGCATTCATGATCGATCATCCAAAACCTCTTCCCGATCAAGCACAATCAAGCATTGCTCCAATTGAGCAGAAGCTAGGGTGGAATCCAATAGCTCCTTGTAGTTGGCCGCTTCAACCCCAACATCTCCTAAGCCTTCTCTATTAAAAATAGCAAGCTCAAGCGGATCGTTAGTAGCGAGCAAGTGCTCATGCATATCATGCATTAGGGGATCAAAAGAGTCAACCAAGAAACATTTCTCATTAGTAGAACTAGGATAATTCATGGCTTTATTCAAGTCAAAAACCAAACTATCCTCCCCAACCTTCAAAGTGATTTTCCCTTGCTTAACATCAATAATGGCCCCCGCCGTGGCCAAGAATGGCCGACGAATAATAGGGACATTCACGTCCTCATCTATATCTAACACCACAAAGTCGACGGGGATCACAAATTTACCAACTCTCAAGGGTACATCCTCAATCTTGCCAATGGGGTATTTGACCGAACGGACGGCAAGTTGCAATGTAATGTTGGTTGGGACAAGATCACCAACTTCGAGCTTGGTGAACACCGAATAAGGCATTAAACTAACACTAGCACCCAAATCACACAaggcattgcttatttcaagctTCTTAATAACACAAGGGATAGAGAAACTACCCGGATCTTTGAGTTTGGGTGGCATTTGGTTAAGAATAATAGCACTACAATTCTCGGTGAGGTTCACCGTCTCCTTTACGTCACAACCCCTTTTTCCACTCAAGATTTCCTTAAGAAATCGAGAGTAGGTAGGCATTTAATTGATTGCATCCGTAAAGGGGATGGTGACATGCAACTTGCTTATCATTTCTAGGAACTTAGCAAAATGGGCATCCATTCTTTGTCTAGCAAATCTTTGGGGAAAGGGGAGCTTAGGAACAAGAGGTTGGAGAGGGGCGGCCACCATTGGCCTCAAATCATCCGTCTCAACCTCCTTTGGGGGCACAACATGttcttcatcatcttcatctaGGTCCCCCACTACCCTTTTATCACCAACATTGGATTTAGGGACTTCGCTAGACGTAGCACCATCACTCATACCCTTCCCACTTCTTGTCACAATTGCATTCATTTGCTTTTTAGTGTCATGACCTTGAGACGGAAGATTTGGGTATGTTTGATTTTGATTAATGGAGCTAGCTAGTTGAGCCAATTGAGTATCTATCATTTTTAAATGGgtgttggattgcttgaatccatcctcaaattcCACATTTTCCTtagcttgcgcccccacaaacgactccatgagagcctcaagattagacttgGGAGGCGGGAGCGGTGAGGGAGCATTGCTAAAGGAagagttgagtggtagttgagTGCCATGTGGTCTaggtccattgaatccgggaggaggATATTGGAAATTGCCATATTGGTTTCCCGGATTCATTTGATACCCCCCACTAGAGGTTCCTCTATTATGCCCATATCCGTAGTTATAGCCCCCTCCACCTTGGTGGTTTGACCCATAATTACCTTGATTGTATTGGGGTTGATGACCATAACCATAGGATTGACCATAGGGAGCTTGGCCTTGATAGCCTTGTCCCCTATAGTTACCCCGGTTTTGGTGATCAAACCCACCTCCTTGGTAGGTAGGACCTTGATAAGCATTAATAGAGGGACCTCTAGGACCTTTTTAtctattgaaattaggattttGGGATCCATCATACCTAGACCTTTCATTCAAGCCATTAGATACTCaacatcaaagtcattctcccAAGATGGGTCATGTTCAACATAGGACACGTTTTGCAACAAATGACACATATGGGGGAGATGATCATGCCCGCCACAAACATCACAAAAAGAGGTATTAGGAGGCATAGTATTGTAGAAACTTACCTTGCCCTTCCCTTTGGTTAGAAGGGTGGCCGATGGTGGAGGTATTGTTGATGGAGATGGCGGTTGAGAGGGAGCATTTTCGAGTTTCTCAAGTCGGGAAGCAAGCCTCTCTATGATATGAGCTTACTCCAATGCATAACTCGACCCTCTTCCGTCATCTTGACGACCTCTACCTTAGTTGTTCTTTGTCCCCACATGCCATGCTTGGTAATTTTGGACCACATCTTATATTATCTCCTATATTTAGTCCTCCGTCTTATTCATAATTGGACCTCCCGCTCCCGCATCAAGAATAGTCTTGGAAGTCGGGCTAAGCCCCTAGTAGAATGTTTGAAGAAGGAGCCACTTTTGGATGCCGTGATGTGGGCATTCCCTTTGATATTCCTTAAACCGGTCCCATACCTCAAACAAAGACTCATCTCTTTTGCTCGAATGATTGGATCTTGTTTCTATACTCGGCCGTCTTTCCGTGG contains these protein-coding regions:
- the LOC110793861 gene encoding uncharacterized protein, encoding MPTYSRFLKEILSGKRGCDVKETVNLTENCSAIILNQMPPKLKDPGSFSIPCVIKKLEISNALCDLGASVSLMPYSVFTKLEVGDLVPTNITLQLAVRSVKYPIGKIEDVPLRVGKFVIPVDFVVLDIDEDVNVPIIRRPFLATAGAIIDVKQGKITLKVGEDSLVFDLNKAMNYPSSTNEKCFLVDSFDPLMHDMHEHLLATNDPLELAIFNREGLGDVGVEAANYKELLDSTLASAQLEQCLIVLDREEVLDDRS